CGATTTTTTTGTTGGTTCGTTTACATCCCCCGTTGATTTCAGTGGGTATTTTTTTTGTTGAGAAATTCAACGGGGGTCTTTCACTCACATTTCAAGATAAAATGATTGCTTGAGCTCCAAAAAGGCAAGAATAGATAAATTTGAACTAGCCCTCTGTGTTTAGATCGTATTTTTTTTGTAATTTTTTTAAAAATTTGCATAAATTAGGAAACTATTCCTGATAAGTAAGTAGAGGCAAAATGAAATTAGCCCTTTATTCCTTTTTATAATCCCTAAATAAGTATTTTGAACAAGGATTATCGAAAGGGAACTTTTCTTAACTACTTAACAAAGAATGAAAAAACCAGAAATTAATCAACAAAAAAAGAACAAAGTCTTTCAAAGAATTACTAAACCAAAGCCAATCATTAACAAAGAAGATAAAATTATTTTTACCTCAGAATTAAATAATAATTCTTGGAGCAAATTTACATTATTTTTAGAGCATCACTTGCGTGATTTTATACCGCGCAATTATGAAAATCGAGAACATTTCGCTCATTTAGCAACTATTCAACGTAAATGTCTCAAATTGCTAGAAATGAATCACAATAATAATTGGCAGAATTTGCTAGAAATAAGTAATAAAGATAATTGGCTAAAGTTACTAGAAGAAATACCAAAAATTGAATACAATCAGGGGGAAATTTTTTGTTTTCATTTATCTCGAAAATATGAATATAACCCCCAAGAATTTTTATTACTGTGGGACAAAAATATTAAGGAATTTACTAGTTTATTTTCTGATATTGTTAGCAGTGAGAACCCAGATTTAATGAAGTTAGAAAACTTTGCTAATATTATTGATTCGTTTAACCGTTTCCCAGAAAGAACTTTTTTTCTTCTTTATCAATTACCTAATTATTTAGAAGAGAATGACAAAGAAATTTTAATTAATTGTCAATCTTATCAAACTATTATTAAATTTGGTGCATCAGAGTTTATTGGTAAATTTGGTTACACATTACAAAAAGAATTTAACATTACTCGCACTGCTATTAAAGAAAAAGCTGCTCAAAATTTAGTACAAGAATTAGGAGAAACAGAGGCAACTTTACAAGCAGAAATTAATCGATTAGAAGAAGATAAAAAGGAGTTAAAAAAACAACTTCAATATTTACAAGATAATTCACTACAAGATGCCCTCTATCAGTTGGCTAAATCATTGCAAAATGAACAACAACAACCAGTTTTAGACCAACTCTTTAACCTTTACAAAAAAATTGATAAGTTACTAGAAAATAATGAAAGTTTATCTCCTCAAGATACTTTGACTTGTTTTATTAACCTAGAAAACTTTTTTAAGGCTTTATCTAGTTTAAATATTCAACCTTTTCCTCCTAATACCGAGACAATTTTAGAAATTACAGGAGAAGATTTAGACAATAACAAATATAACTATATTTCTGGGTCGCAGTTTACCACGAAAGAAGAAGTTAAAAAGGTTAAATGTATTACTTGTGGTTGGCAAGTAGGAGAAGAAATTATTACTCCTGCTAAAGTTGCCGAAATTACTGAATCTCCATCATAAACTACGATGGCAGATTTTAGGTTGATCAATCAAAAATTAAGGCTGAAATTTTGTAATAGTTCAAGAATATTCAACTCCTAGTAAACAATTAAAAATGTTTGGAAGTGTCTAATTTATAAACCGTCAAGAATTGAAATTAAGAGGCAAAAAATATGTATAAAATCGCTATTTTGTTGGATTTAGATAACATTAAACCCCGTTTAGAAAATATTGAAATGCTATGCGGAAAGTATGGCAATATGGTTGTTAAAAGGGCTTTTTCTAATACCCCGTCAGTATTAACTGCTTATGGTGGTGATTTTCGTAAATTTGATTATCGTTTTGAATTAACTCCCGGTTTAAATACTGTTGCTCAAGAAGTTGATAATTTAATTTTTCAGACTGTTGATGAGTTAATTAATAATAGTAAATTAGGTATTAATTTAGTGGCAATAGTTAGTAATGATAACGACTATGCTCAACTTTTTAACAATCTCAAATCTAAGGGCATAAAATCTTTAGTAATTGGTAATCAAATTGGCAACAAATCGAGAGAAAGTGCGAATTATGTTGAGTTTCTGACGGAAGTAATGCACTCTATTCCCGTGGGCATTGATTTAGGCACAACTAATACTGTGGTATCTCTGGCTAACTATAACGCTATGAGAAAAGAGTGGAATTCTACGGTAGTACAAATGCGTGTTAAAGACGAAAATGGTAGTTTAGTGGGAAAAACTATGATTCCTTCCTCGGTGCGCTTCACATCGAAAGAAGAGGGAGAAATCGGGGCGCATATCAAGAAAAATGCTTATGCTTTTCGAGACCAAACTATTTTAGCTTGGAAGCATAATATGGGAGACAATGAAAGAGGGAAACCTTTTGAATATGCGTTGACATGGGGGAAAGTTTCTCCTGAAAAAGCAGCCTCTCAGGTGTTGAGTTTTTGTCGTCAACAATTATTAGACAAATATCCTAATGTGGGAGGAGTGGTAATCACTCATCCTGCTTCCTATGAGTCAGATGCCATTGAAGCCACTAGAAAGGCGGCGGTTTTAGCTGGTTGGCAGGAAGATGAGGTGGTGTTACTTTCTGAGCCTCAAGGGGCTTTATATGATTTTCTTTACTCTATGCAACGGGGCGATATTCCTCCTGCATTTGATGTTAATAGCCCCACTAATGTGATGGTATATGATTTGGGGGGCGGTACTTTAGATGTTACTTTGCATCAGGTGCAATGGGATGGTAATAGCAACACATTTGTTATTAATGATGTTGCTATTGGTTCTCGCACTCGTGTGGGGGGTGATAAGGTAGATCAGTTAATTGCTGATTATATTTTAAATAATGGCATTAATAATGCTAATTTATCTTCGGCTGATCGGGATAAGTTAAGCTATGAGTTACCTCTTTATGCAGAGAAGTTTAAAAAGTTGTGGGGCGCTGAATATTTTTCTGCTAGGGATAAAAGTATCTTTAAGTTGGCTTTTCAAGGCACTTTTTTGGATAATCAATTACCGATTCGTCATTATATTAGTGCGGATAAGATGAGTTTAATCTTAGCAGATTTACTCTGTCCTGATCTTAGTTTACAGATGTTGGAGGGGATGGATGGTGATAAGGCTTTTGAACAAACCCCTTTTACTGATCGGTTTGATACTTTTATTGTGCCTATTTTAGATGTTTTATTGAAGGCAAAACAAACCACGGGGGAAATGCCTAGGGTGGATGCTGTGTTACTCAATGGTGGTATGACTTATTTTCCACCTATTAAAGAAAGATTACAGGTTCTTTTTGGTAAAAATGTTCTTTTTTTGGCGGATGGTGATCTTGATTTGGCGGTGGCGAGGGGCGCTTCTTTATATGCTTCGGGCGCTTTAACTTCATCTGAGAGGGTGAATCCTACTCATATTTATTTGGAAACGAAACAAGGTGATGAGGTTGGTTTGCGATTGTTGGTGGCTCAAGGGCAGAAGTATCCTTATAAAACTACCCTTGATGGTTTTAATTTACCTTCGGAAACTGACGGTAATCTTAATTTTAATATTTGGGTGGGTATGGGTAGTAAACCTAATGTTAATACGACTTTACAACGGTCACGGGGTGTTTCTTTACAGCAAATGTTGTCTTCTGGTTTACGTTCCAGCGCCCCTCTCCGTTTGCAGGTAGAATATACTTACGATGAAAGACTATTGTTAACTTTTATTGCTGATGATAACCACGAAGCGCAATTCAAATTGGAAGTAGGCACGGATAATCATGGCACGGCGAAGGGCGCTGTTAATCAATTTGTCACGGTAAAAAGTGAAATTGATCCTCAAAGTTTAATTCCTACTATTTCTCGCACCCGACATGGCAAAGAAGTTGATCCTAATGTGACAGTTAAATTAAAAGATTGGGATGATTTAGCTTATCAATTAGAACGGAATTTTAACAATGCCCGTTTACATGATCGCCGTCGTGATTTAATTAAATCAAGCTCCATTTCGTCGAATCGTGCCGATGTTATCGATAACTTATTGAGATGGCTGGAAATGGAGAGTTTTTGGGGTAATTCTTCCCACGCCTCTCGCACTTATGTAGCGGTGCAATCTTTAGGGGAAATATTCGCTTCCATTAACCCCGAAACTTCTAATAATCTTCACAATTCAGAAATGAAGTTTAAGCAGTGGATTCAATTAAAAATTAATCAAAACTTAGGCAGTTTAGATAATCGCCTTTATGACTCCATTATTAACACTCCGGGTAAATTATTATGGACTGATTTTGATCTCAAACTTATTGAAGGTTTTAAGTATTTTCACCATGAACCTCGCTCTTTAGTATTCTTGAACTCATTGGGTAAATGTGGTTTATGTAATTCCAACAATCTTAGTTTTCTGAAAGGAATACTAAAAAATAGTCAACATTTAGGGCAAAAAGAAAAAGCTAGTTGGGCGCTGGGGCGTTTAATTAGTGCTGGGCAACCCCAAGATTATCGTCTTGATTTTCCCCAAGTGGAGAAGACTGCCGGTTTTGTCCTAGAACAGTTATACCATAAAATTAAAGAACCTCAAGTGGGTTTGAATCTGTTAGGCACTTTATCTCAGTGTTTGGGGTGGCACGCGCTGAATTATCAGTTAAATAATACTATTTGTGGTCAAATTGATTTATTACCAAGG
This sequence is a window from Cyanobacterium sp. T60_A2020_053. Protein-coding genes within it:
- the grpE gene encoding nucleotide exchange factor GrpE — translated: MKKPEINQQKKNKVFQRITKPKPIINKEDKIIFTSELNNNSWSKFTLFLEHHLRDFIPRNYENREHFAHLATIQRKCLKLLEMNHNNNWQNLLEISNKDNWLKLLEEIPKIEYNQGEIFCFHLSRKYEYNPQEFLLLWDKNIKEFTSLFSDIVSSENPDLMKLENFANIIDSFNRFPERTFFLLYQLPNYLEENDKEILINCQSYQTIIKFGASEFIGKFGYTLQKEFNITRTAIKEKAAQNLVQELGETEATLQAEINRLEEDKKELKKQLQYLQDNSLQDALYQLAKSLQNEQQQPVLDQLFNLYKKIDKLLENNESLSPQDTLTCFINLENFFKALSSLNIQPFPPNTETILEITGEDLDNNKYNYISGSQFTTKEEVKKVKCITCGWQVGEEIITPAKVAEITESPS
- a CDS encoding Hsp70 family protein, whose amino-acid sequence is MYKIAILLDLDNIKPRLENIEMLCGKYGNMVVKRAFSNTPSVLTAYGGDFRKFDYRFELTPGLNTVAQEVDNLIFQTVDELINNSKLGINLVAIVSNDNDYAQLFNNLKSKGIKSLVIGNQIGNKSRESANYVEFLTEVMHSIPVGIDLGTTNTVVSLANYNAMRKEWNSTVVQMRVKDENGSLVGKTMIPSSVRFTSKEEGEIGAHIKKNAYAFRDQTILAWKHNMGDNERGKPFEYALTWGKVSPEKAASQVLSFCRQQLLDKYPNVGGVVITHPASYESDAIEATRKAAVLAGWQEDEVVLLSEPQGALYDFLYSMQRGDIPPAFDVNSPTNVMVYDLGGGTLDVTLHQVQWDGNSNTFVINDVAIGSRTRVGGDKVDQLIADYILNNGINNANLSSADRDKLSYELPLYAEKFKKLWGAEYFSARDKSIFKLAFQGTFLDNQLPIRHYISADKMSLILADLLCPDLSLQMLEGMDGDKAFEQTPFTDRFDTFIVPILDVLLKAKQTTGEMPRVDAVLLNGGMTYFPPIKERLQVLFGKNVLFLADGDLDLAVARGASLYASGALTSSERVNPTHIYLETKQGDEVGLRLLVAQGQKYPYKTTLDGFNLPSETDGNLNFNIWVGMGSKPNVNTTLQRSRGVSLQQMLSSGLRSSAPLRLQVEYTYDERLLLTFIADDNHEAQFKLEVGTDNHGTAKGAVNQFVTVKSEIDPQSLIPTISRTRHGKEVDPNVTVKLKDWDDLAYQLERNFNNARLHDRRRDLIKSSSISSNRADVIDNLLRWLEMESFWGNSSHASRTYVAVQSLGEIFASINPETSNNLHNSEMKFKQWIQLKINQNLGSLDNRLYDSIINTPGKLLWTDFDLKLIEGFKYFHHEPRSLVFLNSLGKCGLCNSNNLSFLKGILKNSQHLGQKEKASWALGRLISAGQPQDYRLDFPQVEKTAGFVLEQLYHKIKEPQVGLNLLGTLSQCLGWHALNYQLNNTICGQIDLLPRADLPVYSNLGGFQQIESIFNTRLGLLPKMLNIASLSSADSQEVKQLLIESIKITN